ATTAAGTTCGTCATCAGACAACGCCTGCTGCACATTTTTTGGCGTTGTCGCATATTCGGTTAAAATGTTGGTCACTGCCTTTGAGGTTGTTTTGAAATCTTTTGCCACCTCATGGACCCGGTATTTGATTACCATATTGCACTCCTCTGCGTTCAATCTAACAATTGCTGTATTTGCTGCGCCATCTTTTTGTCGGTTACGCCGGCACACGCACAGTGTGCCAGGCCCAGCGCGTGACCTAATATTTTGCGGTTGTGCGGCAGTTCAAGCAGTGGTATGTTGCCGGCACGGGCGTGCGCCTCCACGCGTTTGCGTGTGTTGTCAGACACATCGTTTGCGACTACAATTAACTTTACACTGTGTGTTTGCCGTGCCGCGTTGCCGACAGCTTCTTCTCCCGTTATCAGCATGCCGCCGCGTCTGCATAAGCCTAAAAGTCTAAGTCGTTTGTCTGTCACTGCACTTCTCCATCAAGTTCTCATAGACAGCTATGTCAATCTGTCGTTTGAATTGTCGCTCCAGCGCACGGCTTTTTTGTGCTTTTTGCACACAAACCGTTGCCGGACAAACATATGCGCCGCGGCCTTGCGCTTTTCCGTTGCTATCAAGGGCGATAAAATTGTCGGGCAGGCGCGCTATGCGCAACAGTTTGCCTTTGGGCAAGCCCTTTCGGCAAGCGATGCAATGACGGATGGGTGTGTGTGGTACGGTGTTCGGCATAATA
The Oscillospiraceae bacterium genome window above contains:
- a CDS encoding YlxR family protein, producing the protein MPNTVPHTPIRHCIACRKGLPKGKLLRIARLPDNFIALDSNGKAQGRGAYVCPATVCVQKAQKSRALERQFKRQIDIAVYENLMEKCSDRQTT
- a CDS encoding ribosomal L7Ae/L30e/S12e/Gadd45 family protein, encoding MTDKRLRLLGLCRRGGMLITGEEAVGNAARQTHSVKLIVVANDVSDNTRKRVEAHARAGNIPLLELPHNRKILGHALGLAHCACAGVTDKKMAQQIQQLLD